The proteins below are encoded in one region of Coffea arabica cultivar ET-39 chromosome 4c, Coffea Arabica ET-39 HiFi, whole genome shotgun sequence:
- the LOC140005100 gene encoding protein CHUP1, chloroplastic-like, with protein MMTREKRDIRPVLFKLGVALAFSVGSILFSILRTKKVKPSGSPPSQPSHPEHPNQADSVEERIELKNDEDDHVLLRATSSCNFALASSERDEPSLLSKTSSGCLSGNCSPSKRSNGDKDVYLLPEFNDLVKEFDLAAMKATFSPHKDVEMLTNSCVQKLDHEQELNSLRNMVKTLKERERSLEIQLLEYYGLKEQETAVMELHNRLKINNMEAKLFNLKIESLQADKRRLEEQVADYARVVSELEAAKTKIKLLKKKLRSEAEHNREHILALQERVVKLQDQEKKALCTDSDLQLKLQQLKDYEEEAEELKKSNHILRQENSALAQKLEYVQTLAVSVLDGEKVEALKSESNRLRQENEDKAREIEQLQAARCSDIEELVYLRWINACLRYELRNYQPDPDKTVARDLSKSLSPKSEEKAKQLILEYARKEGTGEKGISIADFDSDRWSSSQASYLTESGENDDLSVECSSTNKTNTSSKTKIFGKLRQLLRGKGSSHLRRSSSLESAPSMEYMVGKSSSISPVCNAGVSPGTAFGDDGLNARSRTSSQSSSRLSLDLQRFPYLQGSNSGKGEESSNLECIQRNSSEGSSCVYRVMNPISEDVTNLSKENQYQHQQSSTDAKKSELLKYADALKDSRRKPTVRKRSVSCTL; from the exons ATGATGACGAGGGAGAAGAGGGATATAAGGCCTGTACTCTTCAAACTTGGGGTGGCTCTGGCTTTCTCTGTTGGCAGCATTCTCTTTTCTATTTTGAGAACCAAAAAGGTTAAGCCCTCTGGATCCCCACCTTCACAGCCTTCTCATCCAG AACATCCGAATCAGGCTGACTCTGTTGAGGAAAGGATTGAGCTGAAGAATGACGAGGATGATCATGTCTTGCTTAGAGCAACCAGTTCTTGTAATTTTGCCTTAGCTTCTTCTGAGAGAGAT GAGCCATCGTTGTTGTCAAAAACCTCTAGTGGTTGTTTATCCGGTAACTGTTCTCCTAGCAAGAGATCTAATGGGGATAAAGACGTGTACCTCTTGCCAGAATTCAATGATCTCGTCAAGGAATTTGATTTGGCTGCCATGAAGGCTACCTTTTCTCCCCACAAGGATGTAGAAATGCTAACAAATAGTTGTGTTCAAAAGCTGGACCATGAGCAAGAACTTAACAGCCTGAGGAACATGGTTAAAACTCTCAAAGAGAGGGAGAGATCACTTGAGATTCAACTGCTGGAGTATTACGGCCTTAAGGAGCAAGAGACTGCTGTCATGGAGCTCCATAACCGACTCAAGATAAACAATATGGAGGCCAAGCTTTTCAATCTTAAAATCGAGTCCTTGCAGGCAGATAAGAGGAGGCTTGAGGAACAAGTGGCTGATTATGCAAGAGTTGTGTCGGAACTCGAAGCTGCAAAAACAAAGATAAAGCTACTCAAGAAGAAACTAAGATCTGAAGCTGAGCACAACAGAGAACACATCCTAGCGTTGCAAGAAAGAGTTGTAAAGCTACAGGACCAGGAAAAGAAGGCTCTTTGTACGGACTCAGACCTCCAGTTGAAACTTCAACAACTGAAGGATTACGAGGAGGAGGCAGAGGAACTAAAGAAGTCTAATCACATTCTGCGGCAAGAAAATTCTGCGTTGGCTCAAAAGTTGGAATATGTGCAGACCCTCGCCGTTTCTGTTTTGGATGGCGAAAAG GTGGAAGCATTGAAGAGTGAAAGTAACCGCttaagacaagaaaatgaagataagGCTAGGGAAATTGAGCAACTCCAAGCAGCTCGTTGCTCTGATATTGAAGAACTAGTCTATCTCAGATGGATAAATGCTTGCTTACGCTATGAGCTGAGAAACTACCAGCCTGACCCTGATAAAACTGTTGCTAGGGATCTAAGCAAATCCTTAAGTCCCAAGTCAGAGGAGAAAGCCAAGCAGCTAATACTTGAATATGCAAGGAAAGAAGGCACGGGTGAGAAAGGGATAAGTATAGCAGATTTTGATTCTGACCGGTGGTCATCCTCCCAAGCTTCCTATCTTACAGAGTCTGGTGAAAATGATGATCTTTCTGTTGAATGTTCATCAACCAACAAGACAAACACTTCAAGCAAAACAAAAATATTTGGTAAGCTTAGGCAACTGCTAAGGGGAAAGGGGAGTAGCCATCTTAGACGGAGTTCATCACTGGAGTCAGCTCCATCCATGGAGTATATGGTGGGTAAGAGTTCTAGTATTTCTCCAGTGTGCAATGCTGGGGTTTCACCAGGGACAGCTTTTGGTGATGATGGCCTCAATGCCAGATCAAGAACTTCATCGCAGAGCTCATCTAGACTTTCTCTGGATCTCCAAAGATTTCCGTATCTTCAAGGATCAAATAGTGGTAAAGGAGAAGAAAGCAGCAACTTAGAATGTATCCAGAGAAATAGCAGTGAGGGATCATCCTGTGTTTATAGAGTGATGAATCCTATTTCAGAAGACGTTACTAACTTAAGCAAAGAAAATCAATATCAACATCAACAAAGTTCTACAGATGCTAAGAAATCTGAATTGTTAAAATATGCTGACGCTTTGAAGGACTCCAGGCGGAAACCAACCGTCAGGAAGAGATCAGTATCATGTACGCTTTGA